One Microlunatus soli genomic window carries:
- a CDS encoding ABC transporter substrate-binding protein, which produces MTAPMMSRRALLRSGTAAAGLLTGGALLGCEPPQGAVGEAVPPLPRPDYYPADYDRIVDGSRGEGRLTIYSNMDTFNWKPIVDGFQQHYPWITDVATTNLGSSQVFQRQLAEEAAGQQKAGLLVSGSPQNWLDLTAAKKVADYHSPELDHLPSFARPRPGLYTFSADVMIMVYNKLLLGPAERPDSISGLIRLVRREPDRFRHKLTTYAAGLSFGLAIHDSYYRTRRRRGEDGWAPYDALLPYTRAEESSGPMLDKLASGEYLIAFFLSSTVLFPQRAQLDRVVTWKFARDATPLFQRGMGIPASSPTPNSGRLMLDYVLSREGQQNVAQGGFTPYRDDVPASAAHPSFASIRQQVGSDDLVMIGYDFGSQQEQDDFVEQWERRLG; this is translated from the coding sequence TCCGGAACGGCCGCCGCCGGACTGCTGACCGGCGGCGCGCTGCTCGGCTGCGAGCCGCCCCAGGGAGCCGTCGGTGAGGCTGTCCCGCCGCTTCCCCGTCCGGACTACTACCCCGCCGATTACGACCGGATCGTCGACGGCTCCCGGGGAGAGGGTCGGCTGACCATCTACTCCAACATGGACACCTTCAATTGGAAGCCGATCGTGGACGGCTTCCAGCAGCACTATCCGTGGATCACCGACGTCGCCACCACCAATCTCGGCAGCTCCCAGGTGTTCCAACGACAGCTGGCCGAGGAAGCTGCCGGGCAGCAGAAGGCGGGACTGTTGGTGTCCGGGTCGCCGCAGAACTGGCTGGACCTCACCGCAGCGAAGAAGGTCGCCGACTATCACTCACCCGAGCTTGATCATCTGCCGTCGTTCGCCCGTCCTCGCCCGGGGTTGTACACCTTCTCGGCCGACGTGATGATCATGGTGTACAACAAGCTGTTGCTCGGCCCCGCGGAGCGACCCGACTCGATCTCCGGGCTGATCCGCCTGGTCCGTCGAGAACCCGACCGGTTCCGCCACAAGCTCACCACCTACGCCGCGGGACTCAGCTTCGGGCTGGCCATCCACGACAGTTACTACCGCACCCGTCGACGGCGCGGCGAGGACGGCTGGGCACCGTACGACGCCCTGCTGCCCTACACCCGTGCGGAGGAGTCGTCCGGCCCGATGCTGGACAAACTCGCCTCGGGTGAATACCTGATCGCCTTCTTCCTCTCCTCGACGGTGTTGTTCCCGCAGCGAGCACAGCTCGATCGGGTCGTCACCTGGAAGTTCGCCCGGGACGCCACACCGCTGTTCCAGCGTGGGATGGGGATCCCGGCCAGCTCACCGACGCCCAACAGTGGACGCCTGATGTTGGACTACGTCCTGTCCCGGGAGGGTCAGCAGAACGTCGCCCAGGGCGGGTTCACCCCGTACCGCGACGATGTGCCGGCCAGCGCCGCGCACCCGAGTTTCGCCAGTATCCGGCAGCAGGTCGGGTCCGACGATCTGGTGATGATCGGCTACGACTTCGGCAGCCAACAGGAGCAGGACGACTTCGTCGAGCAATGGGAGCGTCGCCTTGGCTGA
- a CDS encoding ABC transporter permease — protein MINNSSALPAPRYRRLFGRTRGWWIQYATLIVLLILVLAPVVPTVLQSFASRPLYEAKAAFDPSSYYRLFADEDFGTVIINSLLLAILTTVFSLVAGVVLAVLLIRVNIPGGRLMGGMVLWPIYISPLVLAFGWIIIYGPAGYLTRIVGAVTGVEAPWNLYSIPGMALASTVAFTPIAYLYCANALRMADTSLEDAARTVGARPLRVIWSVILPMLRPPIMYAALLIFTASLEELSIPLLYGEPVDIELFGSFLYDYGLDNANPDYGVLGAAAVLFLVMLAVLVVVQGLVLRNSRRFIAVRGKATRIRPFDLGRLRWVGLLIAVGYLLLGPGLPLLGLLARAFTQVLTPLINPFRVLTAANFQIIFGYSEYIGSVGHSLLVALVGGVLTTLLAALAVVVARRSPMRPRRAVEFVSLAPQALPGVMLGLGLFWTILFVPTLRPLQGTLTAITIAFGIAALPAAFSAISPAVLQIGDELDAAARSVGADWWRTVSRVLLRLVLPAMLTSFVLVFVTMIKAFSAAVFLGDADSQVIGTTSLTLWANGNTGSVAALSCLQIAITAAVVAAAEKLFTVRPHA, from the coding sequence ATGATCAACAACTCATCCGCGCTGCCGGCACCCCGCTACCGCCGACTGTTCGGCAGGACCCGCGGCTGGTGGATCCAGTACGCCACCCTGATCGTCCTGCTGATCTTGGTCCTGGCACCGGTCGTACCGACCGTCCTGCAGTCGTTCGCCAGCCGGCCGCTGTACGAGGCGAAGGCAGCCTTCGATCCGTCGTCCTACTACCGGCTGTTCGCCGACGAGGACTTCGGCACGGTGATCATCAACAGTTTGCTGTTGGCCATCCTGACCACGGTGTTCTCGTTGGTCGCCGGCGTCGTCCTGGCAGTGTTGCTGATCCGAGTGAACATCCCCGGCGGCCGGCTGATGGGCGGCATGGTGCTGTGGCCGATCTACATCTCGCCCCTGGTGCTCGCCTTCGGCTGGATCATCATCTACGGACCGGCCGGCTACCTGACCCGGATCGTCGGTGCGGTGACCGGCGTCGAAGCACCGTGGAATCTGTACTCGATCCCCGGCATGGCGTTGGCCTCGACCGTCGCCTTCACTCCGATCGCCTACCTCTACTGCGCCAACGCCCTGCGGATGGCCGATACGTCCCTGGAGGATGCGGCCCGGACCGTCGGCGCCCGGCCGCTACGGGTGATCTGGTCGGTGATCCTCCCGATGCTGCGGCCGCCGATCATGTACGCGGCGCTGTTGATCTTCACCGCCTCCTTGGAGGAGCTGTCCATCCCGCTGCTGTACGGCGAACCGGTGGACATCGAGCTGTTCGGCAGCTTCCTCTACGACTACGGATTGGACAACGCCAATCCCGACTACGGGGTGCTCGGTGCTGCAGCGGTGTTGTTCCTGGTGATGTTGGCCGTACTGGTTGTGGTCCAGGGACTGGTGCTGCGGAACAGCCGTCGGTTCATCGCAGTGCGCGGCAAGGCCACCCGGATCCGCCCATTCGATCTCGGCCGGTTGCGTTGGGTCGGGCTGCTGATCGCGGTCGGCTACCTGCTGCTGGGGCCGGGGCTGCCGCTGCTCGGGCTGCTGGCCCGGGCGTTCACCCAGGTGCTGACGCCGTTGATCAACCCGTTCCGGGTGCTGACAGCCGCGAACTTCCAGATCATCTTCGGCTACAGCGAATACATCGGCTCGGTCGGTCACAGTCTGTTGGTCGCACTGGTCGGAGGGGTGCTGACGACACTGCTGGCGGCCCTCGCGGTCGTGGTCGCCCGGCGATCGCCGATGCGCCCCCGGCGCGCGGTCGAGTTCGTCAGCCTGGCACCGCAGGCCCTTCCGGGGGTGATGCTCGGGCTCGGACTCTTCTGGACGATCTTGTTCGTCCCCACCCTCCGTCCGTTGCAGGGCACGTTGACTGCGATCACGATCGCCTTCGGGATCGCGGCACTGCCGGCGGCGTTCTCGGCGATCTCGCCGGCAGTGCTCCAGATCGGCGACGAGCTCGACGCGGCGGCCCGGTCGGTCGGCGCCGACTGGTGGCGGACCGTCAGCCGAGTGCTGCTGCGGCTGGTGCTGCCGGCGATGTTGACCTCGTTCGTGCTGGTCTTCGTGACCATGATCAAGGCGTTCTCCGCCGCGGTCTTCCTGGGCGATGCCGACAGTCAGGTGATCGGCACCACCTCGCTGACGCTGTGGGCGAACGGGAACACCGGCTCGGTCGCTGCCCTGTCCTGTCTGCAGATCGCCATCACCGCCGCGGTCGTCGCGGCGGCCGAGAAACTCTTCACAGTGAGGCCTCATGCCTGA
- a CDS encoding ABC transporter ATP-binding protein: MPELTVHELTKNYGTHAALQEVSFTVRDGSFFTLLGPSGCGKSTTLASIAGLERPDHGRIAAGSMTFLDSDQGVYLTPEERNLGMVFQSYALWPHMTVAGNLELPLKLRRVSGSERARRIDRTLEQVGLGPFRDRYPHQLSGGQQQRVALARALVYSPDVLLLDEPLSNLDAKLREQARGWLKQLQQDVGITTIYVTHDQAEALTLSDQIAVMRRGRMLQVGSPEEIYERPTSPAVADFVGRCNFLAGTIDQLDERQATIALGAGTVRIALGDQRSDPSLIRGSRVTLGIRAERLRVVDHDHNGDNVLRAGLQQRLYSGSTYEYRLSYQDQTLVAEDTCVVDGPEVGLVIDPDTVSIFPGEPDRELLHPSTPDAASSSDQADRVEVAV, translated from the coding sequence ATGCCTGAGTTGACCGTTCACGAGCTGACCAAGAACTACGGCACGCACGCCGCATTGCAGGAAGTGTCGTTCACCGTGCGGGACGGCTCGTTCTTCACCCTGCTCGGTCCCAGCGGCTGCGGCAAGTCGACGACGCTGGCATCGATCGCCGGCTTGGAGCGGCCCGATCACGGCCGGATCGCAGCCGGGTCGATGACCTTCCTGGATTCCGATCAAGGCGTCTACCTGACCCCGGAGGAGCGCAACCTCGGGATGGTCTTCCAGTCCTACGCGCTGTGGCCGCACATGACGGTGGCCGGCAACCTCGAACTGCCGCTGAAGCTGCGTCGGGTGTCCGGGTCCGAGCGTGCGCGTCGCATCGATCGGACCCTGGAACAGGTCGGGCTCGGCCCGTTCCGTGATCGATATCCGCACCAGCTGTCGGGCGGCCAACAACAGCGGGTGGCCCTGGCCCGTGCCCTGGTCTACTCCCCCGACGTGCTGTTGCTGGACGAGCCGCTGTCCAACCTGGATGCCAAGCTGCGCGAGCAGGCCCGGGGCTGGCTCAAACAGCTGCAGCAGGATGTCGGCATCACCACCATCTACGTCACCCACGACCAGGCCGAGGCACTGACCCTCAGCGATCAGATCGCCGTCATGCGCCGTGGTCGGATGCTGCAGGTGGGCAGTCCGGAAGAGATCTACGAACGACCGACATCGCCGGCCGTCGCCGACTTCGTCGGACGGTGCAACTTCCTGGCCGGCACCATCGACCAGCTGGACGAGCGGCAGGCAACGATCGCCTTGGGCGCCGGCACCGTACGCATCGCCTTGGGTGATCAACGCTCGGACCCGTCGCTGATCCGCGGATCCCGGGTGACGTTGGGAATCCGCGCCGAACGTCTCCGCGTCGTCGACCATGATCACAACGGCGACAACGTGCTGCGGGCCGGGCTGCAGCAACGGCTCTACTCCGGGTCGACCTACGAGTATCGGTTGAGCTATCAGGATCAGACCCTGGTCGCGGAGGACACCTGCGTCGTGGACGGGCCGGAGGTCGGCCTGGTGATCGACCCGGACACCGTCTCGATCTTCCCCGGCGAGCCGGACCGGGAGTTGCTGCACCCGAGCACGCCCGACGCGGCAAGCTCCTCCGACCAGGCCGATCGGGTCGAGGTCGCCGTATGA
- a CDS encoding CaiB/BaiF CoA transferase family protein encodes MNPPVDPTTTLGPARDRPLHGVRVLDLSRLVAGNQLTLLLGDFGADVIKVEQPGVGDSLRRWRTDGQDAHWQVYGRNKRSITLDLKSDGGRDLLLRLAEGAQLVVESFRPGTLERLGIDGPTLRDRNPALVLVRISGWGQTGAYADRPGFGTLVEAMSGLAAMNGFPDREPVLPPGALADMIAGSYGAFAAVMAIRTAETTGEGQDIDLSLFEPLFSVLGPQAAMYKITGQPPQRSGSRSRTSAPRNVYRCADGRWLALSGSTQPMTETLFRAIGRPELITDPRFVDNSARLQNVTELDKILDDYFGARDLADIVDLMRAAGVTAAPVSDIADLVDSEYVTSRQVIVDGPAPTDDSDDHDHDRDTVPMHNVVPRLTRTPGAIARPAPHLGEHNDEILGPLLSGTHRHDATIEE; translated from the coding sequence ATGAACCCTCCGGTCGACCCGACCACGACACTCGGACCGGCCCGGGACCGTCCGCTGCACGGGGTCCGCGTCCTCGACCTGTCCCGGCTGGTCGCCGGCAACCAACTGACCCTGTTGCTGGGCGACTTCGGCGCCGACGTGATCAAGGTCGAACAACCAGGCGTCGGCGACTCGCTGCGCCGCTGGCGGACCGACGGACAGGATGCGCACTGGCAGGTCTACGGTCGCAACAAACGCAGCATCACCCTGGACCTCAAGTCCGACGGCGGACGCGACCTGTTGCTCCGGCTGGCCGAGGGTGCGCAACTCGTGGTGGAGAGCTTCCGACCCGGGACCCTGGAACGGCTCGGAATCGACGGACCGACGCTGCGCGATCGCAACCCTGCCCTCGTTCTGGTCCGCATCTCCGGCTGGGGGCAGACCGGCGCGTACGCCGACCGTCCCGGCTTCGGCACTCTGGTGGAAGCGATGTCCGGCCTGGCGGCGATGAACGGTTTTCCCGACCGGGAACCGGTCCTCCCGCCAGGAGCGCTGGCCGACATGATCGCCGGCAGTTACGGAGCCTTCGCCGCGGTGATGGCGATCCGTACGGCGGAGACCACCGGCGAGGGTCAGGACATCGACCTCTCCCTCTTCGAACCGCTGTTCTCCGTGCTGGGCCCGCAGGCGGCGATGTACAAGATCACCGGGCAGCCGCCACAAAGGTCCGGCAGCAGGTCACGGACATCGGCACCACGCAACGTGTACCGCTGCGCAGACGGCCGCTGGTTGGCTCTCTCCGGATCGACCCAACCGATGACCGAGACCCTGTTCCGGGCGATCGGTCGCCCGGAGTTGATCACCGATCCACGCTTCGTCGACAACAGCGCGCGGCTGCAGAACGTGACCGAACTCGACAAGATCCTCGACGACTACTTCGGCGCCCGGGATCTGGCCGACATTGTCGACCTGATGCGAGCCGCAGGCGTTACCGCCGCTCCGGTCAGCGACATCGCCGACCTGGTGGACAGCGAATACGTCACCAGTCGTCAGGTGATCGTCGACGGTCCGGCACCCACCGACGACAGCGACGATCATGATCATGACCGGGACACGGTCCCGATGCACAACGTCGTGCCGCGGCTGACCAGGACACCGGGTGCGATCGCGCGACCGGCGCCACACCTGGGCGAACACAACGACGAGATCCTCGGGCCGTTGCTGTCCGGGACCCACCGGCATGACGCGACGATCGAGGAGTGA
- a CDS encoding HpcH/HpaI aldolase/citrate lyase family protein, whose amino-acid sequence MSEELNGRALPRWRSMLYVPMTRPDFIAKAHTRDADAIQLDLEDSVAPQEKQAARNTLPDAVQQITDSRRAGRPDIVVRINRPWRLAVRDLEAAVLSGVRAIALPKVPDAGHVRAVSEIIAELENERGLAHGSVSVIAMVETADAVFGVRDIATADPRVVALTLGAEDFATDVGIEPVGDLLIGPKQSIVFAARAAGILPLGLVGTLADWKDSDAFADLVATSRQLGFVGASAIHPSQVPIMNAGFAPSKAEVDRARRLVEAYRVAQAEGVGAIDFEGSMVDEPIARRAELLLAQAG is encoded by the coding sequence ATGTCCGAGGAGCTGAACGGCCGCGCCCTGCCGCGCTGGAGGTCGATGCTGTACGTCCCGATGACCCGCCCGGACTTCATCGCCAAAGCGCACACCCGGGACGCCGATGCGATCCAGCTGGATCTGGAGGATTCCGTTGCACCGCAGGAAAAGCAGGCCGCGCGGAACACGCTGCCCGACGCGGTACAACAGATCACCGACAGCCGTCGAGCCGGCCGACCGGACATCGTGGTCCGGATCAACCGACCGTGGCGGCTCGCCGTACGCGACCTGGAAGCCGCCGTTCTCAGCGGCGTGCGGGCCATCGCACTGCCCAAGGTCCCCGATGCCGGCCACGTCCGGGCGGTCAGCGAGATCATCGCCGAGCTCGAGAACGAACGCGGACTGGCACACGGATCCGTCTCGGTGATCGCGATGGTGGAAACCGCGGACGCCGTGTTCGGTGTCCGCGATATCGCCACCGCCGATCCGCGCGTCGTCGCACTCACGCTCGGCGCGGAGGACTTCGCCACCGATGTCGGCATCGAACCCGTCGGTGATCTGCTGATCGGACCCAAGCAATCGATCGTGTTCGCCGCCCGGGCCGCGGGCATCCTGCCGCTCGGTCTGGTCGGCACGCTGGCCGACTGGAAGGATTCCGACGCCTTTGCCGATCTTGTCGCTACCTCACGCCAGCTGGGGTTCGTAGGTGCCAGCGCCATCCATCCCTCGCAGGTCCCGATCATGAACGCGGGCTTCGCCCCCAGCAAGGCCGAGGTCGATCGAGCCCGACGATTGGTCGAGGCCTATCGCGTCGCGCAGGCCGAAGGCGTCGGCGCGATCGACTTCGAGGGCTCGATGGTCGACGAGCCGATCGCCCGACGGGCCGAACTCCTGCTGGCCCAAGCCGGCTGA
- a CDS encoding ABC transporter ATP-binding protein, protein MLEVKDLQVAYGRVRAVKGISFTVEEGQIVTLLGTNGAGKTTTLKTVSGLLRPEAGEIWFDGKRIDAMPAHQIVTLGLAHSPEGRRIFPRLTVEDNLRLGAFARKDKGGIAKDLQRAFDLFPILKDRRSQPAGTFSGGEQQMLAIGRAMLSHPRLLMLDEPSMGLSPLMMQRIMTTIAELQNEGVTILLVEQNAQAALSLADYGYVLETGMITLQNTGQALLTDEGVRKAYLGED, encoded by the coding sequence ATGCTTGAGGTGAAGGATCTGCAGGTCGCCTACGGTCGGGTACGGGCGGTGAAGGGGATCAGCTTCACCGTCGAGGAGGGCCAGATCGTCACCCTGCTCGGCACCAACGGTGCCGGCAAGACGACCACGCTGAAGACGGTGTCCGGGCTGCTCCGGCCCGAAGCGGGGGAGATCTGGTTCGACGGCAAGCGGATCGACGCGATGCCGGCCCACCAGATCGTCACCCTCGGCCTGGCCCACTCACCCGAGGGGCGGCGGATCTTTCCCCGGCTCACCGTCGAGGACAACCTGCGGCTCGGCGCCTTCGCTCGCAAGGACAAGGGCGGGATCGCCAAGGACCTGCAGCGGGCCTTCGACCTGTTCCCGATCCTGAAGGATCGGCGTTCGCAGCCGGCCGGCACCTTCTCCGGCGGTGAGCAACAGATGCTGGCGATCGGGCGTGCGATGCTCAGCCATCCGCGGCTGCTGATGCTGGACGAGCCGTCGATGGGGTTATCCCCGTTGATGATGCAGCGGATCATGACCACGATCGCCGAGTTGCAGAACGAGGGCGTCACGATTCTGCTGGTCGAGCAGAACGCTCAGGCCGCGCTGTCGCTGGCCGACTACGGCTACGTGCTGGAGACCGGCATGATCACCCTGCAGAACACCGGGCAGGCGTTGCTGACCGACGAAGGGGTCCGCAAGGCCTACTTGGGCGAGGACTGA
- a CDS encoding ABC transporter ATP-binding protein produces MTETTTTRSDPPDTSGTPLLQASQVTMRFGGLVAVDSVDFDVHPGEIMGLIGPNGAGKTTFFNCLTGLYRPTSGQVMFNGAILPPKPRKVVQAGVARTFQNIRLFANMTALENVMVGRYCRTSSGPLTSILRGPKFRREERQTRERAEELLDFVGLSKVSDNLARNLPYGDQRRLEIARALATDPKLLLLDEPTAGMNPQETRQAERLIFKIRDQGLAVITIEHDMRFIFNLCDRVLCLVQGRPLVLGTPEQVQSDPRVIEAYIGTGAEAEEDTAEQDKEGPDA; encoded by the coding sequence ATGACCGAGACCACGACGACCCGATCGGATCCGCCGGACACCAGCGGCACGCCGCTGCTGCAGGCCAGCCAGGTGACCATGCGGTTCGGCGGTCTGGTGGCCGTCGACTCGGTGGACTTCGACGTCCACCCCGGCGAGATCATGGGACTGATCGGCCCCAACGGAGCGGGCAAGACGACCTTCTTCAACTGTCTCACCGGGTTGTACCGGCCGACCTCCGGCCAGGTGATGTTCAACGGTGCGATCCTGCCGCCGAAGCCGCGCAAGGTCGTCCAGGCCGGTGTCGCGCGGACCTTCCAGAACATCCGGTTGTTCGCCAACATGACCGCTCTGGAGAACGTCATGGTCGGCCGCTACTGCCGCACGTCCAGCGGTCCGCTGACCTCGATCCTGCGCGGGCCGAAGTTCCGCCGCGAAGAACGCCAGACCCGGGAACGGGCCGAGGAACTGCTGGATTTCGTCGGATTGAGCAAGGTCTCGGACAACCTGGCCCGCAACCTGCCGTACGGGGATCAGCGGCGGCTGGAGATCGCGCGGGCGCTGGCCACCGACCCGAAGTTGCTGTTGCTGGACGAGCCGACCGCCGGGATGAACCCCCAGGAGACCCGGCAGGCCGAGCGGTTGATCTTCAAGATCAGGGATCAGGGCCTGGCGGTGATCACCATCGAGCACGACATGCGCTTCATCTTCAACCTGTGCGACCGGGTGCTCTGCCTGGTCCAGGGGCGGCCGCTGGTGCTCGGCACTCCGGAGCAGGTGCAGTCCGACCCGCGGGTGATCGAGGCCTACATCGGCACCGGCGCCGAGGCCGAGGAAGACACGGCCGAACAGGACAAGGAAGGCCCCGATGCTTGA
- a CDS encoding ABC transporter permease subunit, translating into MIIPGVPVALQRKYEPVARIVAIVAGVLLAGSAYLPWAYSGDALDDVSYLGGPSFLQFVILGFGLGLTALMVCSIRFSQGIGRFRIGWIRGAKALATGALIAMVVIVAAISFELGGTINVMYGGWIATVLALLAFVATRFMITELDPDLNTAKTPAWLGILAIALIMLVVLFTAYYALDQSDPGTFVTFGIYAGTVVVVLLRTGAMGWLTSVSSKHRRVLILSAFIVAFLFPFTQGGSQANMSIATQVLIFAATAMGLNIVVGLAGLLDLGYIAFLGAGAFVAAMLSESAFATIGWHPPFIVTMLISGCVSATLGLIIGSPTLRVSGDYLAIITLAFGEIFRVAMINLDGTDGPDLTHGSNGIPGVPGLNLFGFDFSEEHTILGFQLGMYSNYYFVLLVLVAVVILIFSRLNNSRIGRGWVAIREDEKAAEAMGVNVFGLKLFAFASGAFLAGVAGSIKAHHDISVTPDQYIFLESAFLLAAVVLGGMGTVLGVLIGATLLRMMPEKLRFVNEYRLMIFGLLLVVMMRFRPEGLIASERRQLEFHDEDEQLAERIEEERHDAGEAEGVPAGTEEVTR; encoded by the coding sequence ATGATCATCCCCGGAGTTCCCGTTGCCCTGCAACGCAAGTACGAGCCGGTCGCGCGGATCGTGGCGATCGTTGCCGGCGTGCTGCTGGCCGGCTCGGCCTATCTGCCGTGGGCCTACAGCGGCGACGCGTTGGACGACGTCAGCTATCTCGGCGGGCCGTCGTTCCTGCAGTTCGTGATCCTCGGCTTCGGCCTCGGCCTGACGGCGCTGATGGTCTGCTCGATCCGATTCAGCCAGGGGATCGGACGCTTCCGGATCGGCTGGATCCGCGGTGCGAAGGCGCTGGCCACCGGTGCGCTGATCGCGATGGTGGTGATCGTCGCTGCGATCTCGTTCGAGCTCGGCGGCACCATCAACGTGATGTACGGCGGCTGGATCGCCACCGTGCTGGCGTTGCTGGCCTTCGTCGCCACCCGCTTCATGATCACCGAGCTGGATCCCGATCTGAACACCGCGAAGACGCCGGCCTGGCTGGGCATCCTGGCGATCGCGCTGATCATGCTGGTGGTGCTGTTCACCGCCTACTACGCCTTGGACCAGAGCGATCCGGGCACCTTCGTCACCTTCGGCATCTACGCCGGGACGGTCGTCGTCGTGCTGCTCCGCACCGGTGCGATGGGCTGGCTGACCTCGGTCTCGTCCAAGCATCGGCGGGTGCTGATCCTGTCGGCGTTCATCGTGGCCTTCCTGTTCCCGTTCACCCAGGGTGGCTCGCAGGCCAACATGTCGATCGCCACCCAGGTGTTGATCTTCGCCGCGACCGCGATGGGGCTGAACATCGTGGTCGGCCTGGCCGGCCTGCTGGACCTCGGCTACATCGCGTTCCTCGGTGCCGGTGCGTTCGTTGCCGCCATGTTGTCGGAGTCGGCCTTCGCCACCATCGGCTGGCATCCGCCGTTCATCGTCACGATGCTGATCAGCGGCTGTGTCTCGGCCACTCTCGGCCTGATCATCGGCTCGCCGACCCTGCGGGTGTCCGGTGACTACCTGGCGATCATCACGCTGGCCTTCGGTGAGATCTTCCGGGTCGCCATGATCAATCTGGACGGCACCGACGGACCCGACCTGACGCACGGCTCGAACGGCATCCCGGGCGTCCCCGGATTGAATCTCTTCGGCTTCGACTTCAGCGAAGAGCACACCATCCTCGGCTTCCAGTTGGGGATGTACAGCAACTACTACTTCGTGCTGTTGGTCCTGGTTGCCGTCGTCATCCTGATCTTCAGCCGGTTGAACAACTCCCGGATCGGCCGCGGCTGGGTCGCGATCCGGGAGGACGAGAAGGCCGCCGAGGCGATGGGCGTGAACGTCTTCGGTCTGAAGCTGTTCGCCTTCGCCAGCGGTGCCTTCCTGGCCGGGGTGGCAGGGTCGATCAAGGCCCACCACGACATCTCGGTGACCCCGGACCAGTACATCTTCCTGGAATCGGCGTTCCTGCTGGCCGCCGTCGTGCTCGGCGGCATGGGCACCGTGCTCGGCGTGCTGATCGGCGCCACCCTGCTGCGGATGATGCCGGAGAAGCTGCGCTTCGTGAACGAATACCGGCTGATGATCTTCGGCCTGCTGTTGGTGGTCATGATGCGGTTCCGGCCGGAGGGCCTGATCGCCAGTGAGCGCCGGCAGTTGGAGTTCCACGACGAGGACGAACAACTGGCGGAGCGGATCGAGGAAGAGCGTCATGACGCCGGTGAGGCCGAGGGCGTTCCCGCCGGGACCGAGGAGGTGACCCGATGA
- a CDS encoding branched-chain amino acid ABC transporter permease yields MLVLQALIDGLSLGALYALIAVGYTVVYGIIQLINFAHGEIFMVGAFGAVTVWLLVPGGVLSFWMLPLMLIGGIIASVAVALLMERAAYRPLRNAPRLAPLITAIGVSVFLQEFVRLFYNRIPGFPDAKANVAFPRIQGVTGEVIRFGGLQLDRPSIFTLLALIICTVFLYFFINKSNLGRAMQATSQDPDTARLMGINVDRIIMIAFAVGAALAAVAGVAQGLKDTNINFRMGFLAGLKAFSAAVLGGIGNIWGALVGGLVIGLLESLATAVMPSGSAWKDVWAFVVLILILVFRPQGLLGARVVDRA; encoded by the coding sequence GTGCTCGTCCTGCAAGCCTTGATCGACGGACTGTCGCTCGGCGCGTTGTACGCGCTGATCGCGGTCGGCTACACCGTTGTCTACGGGATCATCCAGTTGATCAACTTCGCCCATGGCGAGATCTTCATGGTCGGCGCCTTCGGTGCCGTGACCGTGTGGCTGCTCGTCCCCGGTGGCGTGTTGTCGTTCTGGATGCTGCCGCTGATGCTGATCGGCGGCATCATCGCCTCGGTTGCCGTCGCGCTCCTGATGGAACGGGCTGCCTACCGACCGTTGCGGAACGCCCCACGACTGGCGCCGTTGATCACCGCGATCGGTGTCTCGGTGTTCCTGCAGGAGTTCGTCCGGTTGTTCTACAACCGGATCCCCGGTTTCCCCGACGCGAAGGCCAACGTCGCATTCCCGCGGATCCAGGGCGTCACCGGCGAGGTGATCAGATTCGGCGGCCTGCAGTTGGACCGGCCGTCGATCTTCACCCTGCTGGCGCTGATCATCTGCACGGTGTTCTTGTACTTCTTCATCAACAAGAGCAACCTGGGGCGGGCCATGCAGGCGACGTCGCAGGATCCCGACACCGCACGGCTGATGGGCATCAACGTCGACCGGATCATCATGATCGCCTTCGCCGTCGGCGCTGCACTGGCAGCCGTCGCCGGTGTCGCGCAGGGACTCAAGGACACCAACATCAACTTCCGGATGGGCTTCCTGGCCGGTCTGAAGGCCTTCTCCGCGGCCGTGCTCGGTGGCATCGGGAACATCTGGGGTGCCCTGGTCGGCGGCCTGGTGATCGGACTGTTGGAGTCGTTGGCGACCGCGGTGATGCCGAGCGGCTCGGCGTGGAAGGACGTCTGGGCGTTCGTGGTGTTGATCCTGATCCTGGTGTTCCGACCACAAGGTCTGCTCGGAGCTCGGGTGGTGGACCGCGCATGA